One Nocardia sp. BMG111209 DNA segment encodes these proteins:
- a CDS encoding universal stress protein — translation MTEERTPEWAPIAGSGFELGTDGPRVIMAGLDGSDSSWRAAAYAAGTARRQHAQLALVYVQPLLTMAGAYGVDVRSVTEDVAQELARELRQRTDEVRDVFRVPWTFLTRRGDPYAELARAADELKADAVMVGASEHTGHRIVGSVAVRLVKAGRWPVTVVP, via the coding sequence ATGACCGAGGAGCGGACGCCGGAGTGGGCGCCGATTGCCGGATCCGGTTTCGAACTGGGTACCGACGGCCCCCGGGTGATCATGGCCGGGCTGGACGGTTCGGACTCCTCGTGGCGCGCCGCCGCCTACGCCGCGGGCACCGCGCGCCGGCAGCACGCGCAGCTGGCCCTGGTGTACGTGCAGCCGCTGCTGACGATGGCCGGCGCGTACGGTGTCGACGTCCGCAGCGTCACCGAGGATGTCGCGCAGGAGCTGGCCCGGGAGTTGCGGCAGCGCACCGACGAGGTGCGCGACGTGTTCCGGGTGCCGTGGACGTTCCTCACCCGCCGCGGTGACCCCTACGCCGAATTGGCCCGTGCCGCAGACGAACTCAAGGCCGATGCGGTGATGGTCGGGGCCTCCGAGCACACCGGGCACCGGATCGTCGGCTCGGTGGCGGTGCGCCTGGTGAAGGCGGGCCGCTGGCCGGTCACCGTGGTGCCCTGA